One stretch of Eggerthella lenta DSM 2243 DNA includes these proteins:
- a CDS encoding alanine/glycine:cation symporter family protein, with amino-acid sequence MDFNEMLVGITGEVSGFLYTYILLVLLVFVGVYFTIRTKGVQIRFIKDMFTQLTEKKHVKGERSISSFQALMVSTASRVGTGNIAGVATAIATGGPGAVFWMWLMAIVGAASAFVESTLAQIWKVRGKEGEFRGGPAYYIEKALGKRWLGILFAVLLILCFAFGFNGLQAFNATSALEYYIPDYATNGTAIACGIVLAVMTAFVIFGGAKRISVITSIIVPIMAIGYIAIAVWTTLSNITELPGVFAMVFASAFDVQAIFGGFAGSVVMLGIKRGLYSNEAGMGSAPNAAATASVSHPCKQGLVQSLSVYIDTLLICTCSAMMVLVFYVQDPQAASALNGMPLVQMAVNNSVGEFGIHFITFAIFAFAFSSLIGNYFYAENNLRFIKGDSKALLFVFRVVCLCVVFYGAVNSFDLAWNLADIFMGFMALVNLIALLFLGKWALAALDDYTRQRKEGIDPVFVADRIPGMPKTECWHVSEVHDYGKPPVKEYLDDALDPEYVGLN; translated from the coding sequence ATGGATTTCAATGAGATGCTCGTCGGCATCACCGGCGAGGTGAGCGGGTTTCTGTACACGTACATCCTGCTCGTCCTGCTCGTGTTCGTGGGCGTGTACTTCACGATCCGCACGAAAGGCGTGCAGATCCGCTTCATCAAGGACATGTTCACGCAGTTGACGGAGAAGAAGCACGTCAAGGGCGAGCGCTCCATCTCGTCGTTCCAGGCGCTCATGGTGTCTACGGCCTCGCGCGTGGGCACGGGCAACATCGCGGGCGTGGCCACGGCCATCGCCACGGGCGGCCCGGGCGCGGTGTTCTGGATGTGGCTCATGGCCATCGTGGGCGCGGCGTCGGCGTTCGTCGAGTCCACCCTCGCGCAGATCTGGAAGGTGCGCGGCAAGGAGGGCGAGTTCCGCGGCGGCCCGGCCTACTACATCGAGAAGGCGCTCGGCAAGCGTTGGCTGGGCATCCTGTTCGCCGTGCTGCTCATCCTGTGCTTCGCGTTCGGCTTCAACGGCCTGCAGGCCTTCAACGCCACCTCGGCGCTGGAATACTACATTCCCGACTACGCCACGAACGGCACGGCCATCGCCTGCGGCATCGTGCTGGCGGTGATGACCGCGTTCGTCATTTTCGGCGGCGCGAAGCGCATCAGCGTCATCACGTCCATCATCGTGCCCATCATGGCCATCGGCTACATCGCCATCGCGGTGTGGACCACCCTCTCCAACATCACGGAGCTGCCGGGCGTGTTCGCGATGGTGTTCGCCTCGGCCTTCGACGTGCAGGCCATCTTCGGCGGATTCGCGGGTTCGGTGGTCATGCTGGGCATCAAGCGCGGCCTGTACTCTAACGAGGCCGGCATGGGCTCGGCGCCGAATGCTGCGGCCACGGCGTCGGTGTCGCATCCCTGCAAGCAGGGTCTCGTGCAGAGCCTGTCCGTGTACATCGACACGCTGCTCATCTGCACGTGCTCGGCTATGATGGTGCTCGTGTTCTACGTGCAGGATCCGCAGGCGGCTTCCGCCCTTAACGGCATGCCGCTCGTGCAGATGGCCGTGAACAACTCGGTGGGCGAGTTCGGCATCCACTTCATCACGTTCGCCATCTTCGCCTTCGCGTTCTCCAGCCTCATCGGCAACTATTTCTACGCCGAGAACAACCTGCGCTTCATCAAGGGCGACAGCAAGGCGCTGCTGTTCGTGTTCCGCGTGGTGTGCCTGTGCGTGGTGTTCTACGGCGCCGTGAACAGCTTCGACTTGGCGTGGAACCTCGCGGACATCTTCATGGGCTTCATGGCGCTCGTGAACCTCATCGCCCTGCTCTTCCTTGGAAAATGGGCGCTTGCGGCGCTCGACGACTACACGCGCCAGCGTAAGGAGGGCATCGATCCGGTGTTCGTGGCCGATCGCATTCCCGGTATGCCGAAGACCGAATGCTGGCACGTGTCCGAGGTGCACGACTACGGCAAGCCGCCGGTCAAGGAGTATCTGGACGACGCGCTCGACCCCGAGTACGTCGGGCTGAACTGA
- a CDS encoding DUF2797 domain-containing protein, translated as MTNFANGHTTVLAGHGFAESGPYLLINDVEQGEQHRFPVLGKTFSLRRLPTRRCVGRFDLASYTKEVCPLNVELLPDAKDTMCPACQEATGFNPSFYYADFISAQQRAYNLTPHFTYLAYFSPKHVKAGISSETRGIERLLEQGARAARIVGRFGCADDARELEAALCAQPGILETMRASKKVDLLVNERFDFVEAKAVLDDVVERLGLEGAEPAQDLSPHYFGGPSPDCHDLQVPEGHDGECGGRCIGMVGGALVFQQEGTNYVVSVKEWESHEVELLLDEVVCTYDFAPQQFSLF; from the coding sequence ATGACGAACTTCGCGAACGGTCACACGACCGTCCTGGCAGGCCACGGTTTCGCCGAGTCCGGCCCCTACCTCTTGATCAACGACGTAGAGCAAGGCGAGCAGCACCGTTTTCCCGTGTTGGGCAAGACGTTCTCGTTGCGCCGCCTTCCCACGCGCCGCTGCGTGGGACGCTTCGATCTGGCGTCCTACACGAAGGAGGTGTGCCCGCTCAACGTGGAGCTGCTTCCCGATGCGAAGGACACGATGTGTCCGGCATGCCAGGAGGCCACGGGCTTCAACCCCTCGTTCTACTACGCCGACTTCATCTCCGCCCAGCAGCGCGCCTACAACCTGACGCCGCATTTCACGTACCTGGCGTACTTCTCGCCGAAGCACGTGAAAGCCGGCATCTCGTCGGAGACGCGCGGCATCGAGCGCCTGCTGGAGCAGGGCGCCCGCGCGGCCCGCATCGTCGGCCGCTTCGGATGCGCCGACGACGCGCGCGAGCTGGAGGCGGCGCTGTGCGCGCAGCCCGGCATCCTGGAGACGATGCGCGCGTCGAAGAAAGTGGACTTGCTGGTGAACGAGCGCTTCGATTTCGTCGAGGCGAAGGCGGTGCTCGACGACGTGGTGGAACGTCTGGGTCTCGAGGGCGCTGAGCCGGCTCAGGACCTGTCGCCCCACTACTTCGGCGGCCCGTCGCCCGACTGCCACGACTTGCAGGTGCCCGAAGGCCACGACGGCGAATGCGGCGGACGCTGCATCGGCATGGTGGGCGGCGCGCTGGTGTTCCAGCAGGAGGGCACGAACTACGTCGTGTCAGTCAAAGAGTGGGAGTCGCACGAGGTCGAGCTGCTGCTGGACGAAGTGGTGTGCACGTACGACTTCGCGCCCCAACAGTTCTCCTTGTTCTAA
- the hisZ gene encoding ATP phosphoribosyltransferase regulatory subunit, which translates to MDYVTPAGFRDVLSDEACMRERIARDVQACFAARGYLPIETPTLEVMDVMRAGGRMPGSPFKFFDASGDLLAMRPDVTLQVARMCATRLAGQPGPFRFRYMQRVFREAEGRMQAQAREMTQIGVECIGEAGPQADAEVVELMAEALELAGARGCKLALATVGVLRALLAASGASAQWTERVLAAFHASNFVEVDRLTGEAAAVPPVFAAAIRALPRIRGGREAVEEVRALVAPLGCEDGLDDFARTCDLLAEAGLADRILVDFSVMSSFDYYTGIVFEAYAPELGTPLGSGGRYDNMIGSYGESRPAAGFAFSLEQAMAAAAAAERSVDDEAARPLRIAVPKGSLNADTVAALEAAGLDTTGLDDPGRQLIIRNPGVEYVIVRPTDAPAFVSLGAADCGICGKDSLLEAQSDVVELVDLGYGACRFVVAEPAGAAEATGEHYRRLGSLRIATKYPNITRAHYAKTGTQVEIVKLHGNIELAPLTGMAERIVDITATGTTLKENDLVVVDEVLSSTARFFSNTCAFRTDARIVQLANTLQRNAEASASPAGEEKE; encoded by the coding sequence ATGGATTACGTGACACCGGCAGGGTTCAGAGACGTGCTATCCGACGAGGCGTGCATGCGCGAGCGCATCGCTCGCGACGTGCAGGCATGCTTCGCGGCGCGCGGCTACCTGCCCATCGAGACGCCGACGCTGGAGGTCATGGACGTCATGCGCGCGGGCGGCCGTATGCCCGGCTCTCCCTTCAAGTTCTTCGACGCGAGCGGCGACCTTCTGGCCATGCGCCCCGACGTGACGCTGCAGGTGGCGCGCATGTGCGCGACGCGCCTCGCGGGCCAGCCGGGGCCGTTCCGCTTCCGTTACATGCAGCGCGTGTTCCGCGAGGCCGAAGGGCGCATGCAGGCGCAGGCGCGCGAGATGACGCAGATCGGCGTGGAATGCATCGGCGAGGCCGGGCCGCAAGCCGACGCGGAGGTGGTGGAGCTCATGGCGGAGGCGCTGGAGCTCGCGGGCGCGCGCGGCTGCAAGCTGGCCCTGGCCACGGTGGGCGTGCTGCGCGCGCTGCTGGCGGCCAGCGGGGCGTCCGCGCAGTGGACCGAGCGGGTGCTGGCGGCGTTCCACGCCTCGAACTTCGTGGAGGTCGACCGGCTCACGGGTGAGGCGGCGGCCGTGCCGCCCGTGTTCGCCGCGGCCATCCGCGCGCTGCCGCGCATCCGCGGCGGGCGCGAGGCGGTGGAGGAGGTGCGCGCGCTCGTGGCGCCCCTGGGGTGCGAGGACGGCCTCGACGACTTTGCCCGCACCTGCGACCTGCTGGCCGAGGCGGGCTTGGCCGACCGCATCCTCGTGGACTTCTCGGTGATGAGCTCGTTCGATTACTACACCGGCATCGTGTTCGAGGCCTACGCGCCCGAGCTGGGCACGCCGCTGGGCAGCGGCGGGCGCTACGACAACATGATCGGCTCGTACGGCGAGAGCCGCCCGGCCGCCGGCTTCGCGTTCTCGTTGGAGCAGGCCATGGCCGCGGCCGCCGCCGCCGAGCGCTCGGTCGACGACGAAGCCGCGCGCCCGCTGCGCATCGCGGTGCCGAAGGGCTCGCTCAACGCCGACACGGTTGCCGCGCTCGAGGCCGCGGGCCTCGATACGACCGGGCTCGACGACCCCGGCCGTCAGCTCATCATCCGCAACCCCGGCGTCGAGTACGTCATCGTGCGGCCCACCGACGCGCCCGCGTTCGTGTCGCTGGGCGCGGCCGACTGCGGCATCTGCGGGAAGGACTCGCTGCTGGAAGCGCAGTCCGACGTCGTCGAGCTGGTCGACCTCGGATACGGCGCATGCCGCTTCGTGGTGGCCGAGCCCGCCGGTGCGGCCGAGGCCACAGGCGAGCACTACCGCCGCCTGGGATCGCTGCGCATCGCCACGAAGTACCCCAACATCACGCGCGCCCACTACGCGAAGACGGGCACGCAGGTGGAAATCGTGAAGCTGCACGGCAACATCGAGCTGGCGCCCCTCACGGGCATGGCCGAGCGCATCGTCGACATCACGGCCACCGGCACCACGCTCAAGGAGAACGACCTCGTGGTGGTGGACGAAGTCCTTTCGTCGACCGCGCGCTTCTTCTCGAACACCTGCGCGTTCCGCACGGACGCGCGTATCGTACAATTGGCGAATACGCTGCAGCGGAACGCGGAAGCCTCCGCGAGCCCGGCCGGCGAGGAAAAGGAGTAG
- the hisD gene encoding histidinol dehydrogenase translates to MRRIILQPGEQFTNAHLKRTGAFNAQALTAATAIIEGVRERGDEALRAYTEQFDGVRVEEFRVSQAAIAEAIVNVDDKTARALRQAAAQIRDFHERQKQQSWFTVREDGALVGSKVEPLESVGIYVPGGRALYPSSVLMNALPAAVAGVKRIVCVTPPTADGTLDPAILEACRISGVTEIYAVGGAQAIAALAYGTESIAPVAKITGPGNAYVAAAKKVVSGDVGIDMIAGPSEVCVVADSTADPALVAIDLMAQAEHDPLAACYLVTFDAAYADEVERMVERHLKSSTRAEITAASLADQGLIVVCDSMPQAIEAVNAIAPEHLELHVDHAFDLLGAIRNAGAIFLGAWTPEAVGDYAAGPNHTLPTGGTARYASPLSVDEFVKKSSVIQYSSQALARDADMVTTIARHEGLWAHAMSVEMRKNLLDTGNVYGIEGGDGAGRAAGDGGADA, encoded by the coding sequence ATGCGCCGCATCATCTTGCAACCTGGCGAGCAGTTCACCAACGCCCACCTCAAGCGCACCGGCGCGTTCAACGCCCAGGCCCTGACGGCGGCCACCGCCATCATCGAGGGCGTGCGCGAGCGCGGCGACGAGGCCCTGCGCGCCTACACCGAGCAGTTCGACGGCGTGCGCGTGGAGGAGTTCCGCGTGTCGCAGGCGGCTATCGCAGAAGCCATCGTGAACGTCGACGACAAGACGGCGCGCGCCCTGCGTCAGGCCGCCGCACAGATCCGCGACTTCCACGAGCGCCAGAAGCAGCAGAGCTGGTTCACCGTGCGCGAGGACGGCGCGCTCGTGGGCTCGAAGGTGGAGCCGCTGGAATCCGTGGGCATCTACGTGCCGGGCGGGCGCGCGCTGTACCCGTCGTCGGTGCTGATGAACGCGCTGCCGGCCGCCGTGGCCGGCGTGAAGCGCATCGTATGCGTGACGCCGCCGACGGCCGACGGAACGCTGGATCCGGCCATTTTGGAGGCGTGCCGCATCTCGGGCGTCACCGAAATCTACGCGGTGGGCGGCGCGCAGGCCATCGCCGCGCTGGCGTACGGCACCGAGTCCATCGCGCCCGTGGCCAAGATCACCGGACCCGGCAACGCCTACGTGGCGGCGGCGAAGAAGGTGGTGTCGGGCGATGTGGGCATCGACATGATCGCCGGCCCGTCCGAGGTGTGCGTCGTGGCCGACTCCACGGCCGATCCGGCGCTCGTGGCCATCGACCTCATGGCGCAGGCCGAGCACGACCCGCTGGCCGCCTGCTACCTGGTTACGTTCGATGCGGCCTACGCCGACGAGGTGGAGCGCATGGTTGAGCGCCACCTCAAGTCGTCCACACGCGCCGAGATCACGGCGGCATCGCTGGCCGACCAGGGCCTCATCGTCGTGTGCGACAGCATGCCGCAAGCCATCGAGGCCGTGAACGCCATCGCGCCCGAACACCTCGAGCTGCACGTCGACCACGCCTTCGACCTCTTGGGCGCCATCCGCAACGCGGGCGCCATCTTCCTGGGCGCCTGGACGCCCGAGGCCGTGGGCGACTACGCCGCCGGCCCGAACCACACGCTGCCCACGGGCGGCACGGCGCGCTACGCCTCGCCGTTGTCGGTGGACGAGTTCGTGAAGAAGTCGAGCGTCATCCAGTATTCGTCGCAGGCGCTCGCCCGCGATGCCGACATGGTAACCACCATCGCGCGCCACGAGGGCCTGTGGGCGCACGCCATGAGCGTGGAGATGCGCAAGAACCTGCTCGACACGGGCAACGTGTATGGGATCGAGGGCGGCGACGGAGCGGGCCGCGCGGCCGGAGACGGGGGTGCCGATGCGTAG
- the hisC gene encoding histidinol-phosphate transaminase, with product MRSVCAAAPQLAGVVPYDPKYLPVTAVLSANENPHDVDDEIRRDIMREVKRLPLNRYPDPLANDLRDMIAEANGLDRDQVLVGNGGDELLFNLALAWGGPGRTFLNLPPTFSVYDANARLTNTSVVDVPRRADFSIDEEAVLARVAEGGIDYLVVTSPNNPTGQLASETFILRLLDATDALVMVDEAYFEFSRQTMRPYLAQHKNLVILRTFSKAFSLAGARMGYILGDAEVVREFVKVRQPYSVDAVSQAVARVVYANRAKFERGILAVIEERARLIEGLKRIPGVKPFPSDANYVLFRVENAPVIWEALYERGVLVRDFSRAAHLENCLRVTVGASEENDAFLRALRDAVMGKCDLKVPST from the coding sequence ATGCGTAGCGTGTGCGCGGCCGCGCCCCAGCTGGCGGGCGTGGTGCCCTACGATCCGAAGTATTTGCCCGTCACCGCCGTCCTCTCGGCGAACGAGAACCCGCACGACGTCGACGACGAGATCCGCCGCGACATCATGCGCGAGGTGAAGCGCCTGCCCCTCAACCGCTACCCGGACCCGCTGGCCAACGACCTGCGCGACATGATCGCCGAAGCGAACGGGCTCGACCGCGACCAGGTGCTGGTGGGCAACGGGGGCGACGAGCTCTTGTTCAACCTGGCGCTGGCGTGGGGCGGGCCGGGGCGCACGTTCCTCAACCTGCCGCCCACGTTCTCGGTGTACGACGCGAACGCCCGCCTCACGAACACGTCGGTGGTGGACGTGCCGCGCCGCGCCGACTTCTCCATCGACGAGGAGGCCGTGCTGGCGCGCGTCGCCGAGGGCGGTATCGACTACCTGGTGGTGACCAGCCCGAACAACCCCACGGGGCAGCTTGCCAGCGAGACGTTCATCCTCCGGCTGCTCGACGCCACCGATGCGCTCGTGATGGTGGACGAGGCTTACTTCGAGTTCTCGCGCCAGACGATGCGCCCGTATCTGGCGCAGCACAAGAACCTCGTCATCCTGCGCACGTTCTCGAAGGCGTTCAGCCTGGCCGGGGCGCGTATGGGCTACATCCTGGGAGACGCCGAGGTCGTGCGCGAGTTCGTCAAGGTGCGCCAGCCGTATTCGGTGGACGCCGTCTCGCAGGCCGTTGCGCGCGTGGTGTACGCGAACCGCGCGAAGTTCGAGCGCGGCATCCTGGCCGTCATCGAGGAGCGCGCCCGCCTGATCGAGGGACTGAAGAGGATTCCCGGCGTGAAGCCCTTCCCGTCGGATGCGAACTACGTGCTGTTCCGCGTGGAGAACGCGCCCGTCATCTGGGAGGCGCTGTACGAGCGCGGTGTGCTTGTGCGCGATTTCTCGCGTGCGGCGCATCTGGAGAACTGCCTGCGCGTGACCGTGGGCGCCTCCGAGGAGAACGACGCGTTTTTGCGCGCGCTGCGCGATGCGGTGATGGGCAAGTGCGATTTGAAGGTTCCGTCGACCTGA
- the hisB gene encoding imidazoleglycerol-phosphate dehydratase HisB, which translates to MNQRTAEIVRTTNETDIRVAVNLDGAGATDIETGVPFFDHMLTAFGRHSLIDLDVRAKGDIEVDAHHTVEDAGIVLGQAVARALGDKRGIARFGSLSLPMDEALVLAAVDISGRGQLHWAVDVPCVMLGTFDASLAKEFFIAFAANAGLTLHVRSLAGENAHHIVEASFKAAARALRQAVELDPRIGDALPSTKGAL; encoded by the coding sequence ATGAACCAGAGAACCGCCGAAATCGTCCGCACGACGAACGAGACGGACATCCGCGTCGCGGTGAACCTCGACGGCGCGGGTGCGACCGACATCGAGACGGGCGTGCCGTTCTTCGACCATATGCTGACGGCCTTCGGAAGGCATAGCCTGATCGACCTCGACGTGCGCGCAAAAGGCGATATCGAGGTGGACGCGCACCACACCGTGGAGGACGCGGGCATCGTGCTGGGCCAAGCCGTTGCGCGTGCGCTCGGCGACAAGCGCGGCATCGCGCGGTTCGGGTCGCTTTCGCTTCCCATGGACGAGGCTCTCGTGCTGGCGGCCGTGGACATATCGGGGCGCGGCCAGCTGCACTGGGCCGTGGACGTGCCCTGCGTCATGCTGGGCACGTTCGACGCGTCGCTGGCCAAGGAATTCTTCATCGCCTTCGCCGCGAACGCGGGACTTACGCTGCACGTGCGCAGCCTGGCTGGCGAGAACGCGCACCATATCGTGGAGGCGTCGTTCAAGGCCGCAGCGCGCGCCTTGCGCCAGGCCGTCGAGCTCGACCCCCGCATCGGCGATGCGCTGCCTTCGACGAAGGGCGCGCTATGA